One window from the genome of Mumia sp. ZJ1417 encodes:
- a CDS encoding AraC family transcriptional regulator: MIGTLNSLVDLVELDVGEPLDVDAFARKHATTEYHLRRMFSALAQMPLSEYARRRRMTRAAADLVSGAPSLLDVAVAYGYGSAEAFGRAFRAVHGISPADARERGGPLSTQPMLRFRLSVEGSVPMDVTITTRPAFALAGHAAQVPLLHQGVNPHIQEHIAALAPEEHARLKALSNTEPPGILAVTEGVDPEAPEGSPLTYLHGVAVTDTTPVPEDLDVIALEAGTWAVFSSQGPFPETLQQLWAATATDWFPSNPWRLRPGPSILRYLEFTGTHAACELWLPVERAR; this comes from the coding sequence ATGATCGGCACTCTCAACTCCCTGGTCGACCTGGTTGAACTCGATGTCGGCGAGCCCCTCGACGTCGACGCCTTCGCTCGCAAGCACGCCACCACGGAGTATCACCTTCGGCGAATGTTCTCGGCGCTGGCGCAGATGCCCCTGTCGGAGTATGCGCGCCGCCGGCGGATGACGCGTGCGGCGGCCGACCTCGTCTCCGGTGCGCCCAGCCTGCTGGACGTCGCCGTGGCGTACGGCTATGGCTCGGCCGAGGCGTTTGGGCGTGCCTTTCGCGCGGTGCACGGGATCAGTCCCGCGGACGCGCGTGAACGTGGTGGTCCGCTCAGCACCCAGCCCATGCTCAGATTCCGTCTGAGCGTAGAAGGGAGCGTCCCCATGGACGTCACCATCACCACTCGCCCTGCCTTCGCGCTCGCCGGACACGCGGCGCAGGTCCCGCTCCTCCACCAGGGTGTCAACCCGCACATCCAGGAGCACATCGCGGCTCTCGCGCCGGAGGAGCACGCGCGACTCAAGGCGCTCTCCAACACCGAGCCGCCTGGCATCTTGGCCGTCACGGAAGGCGTCGATCCGGAGGCGCCTGAAGGATCACCCCTCACGTACCTGCACGGAGTGGCGGTCACCGACACGACGCCAGTGCCAGAAGATCTCGACGTGATCGCGCTCGAGGCGGGGACGTGGGCTGTGTTCTCTTCGCAGGGGCCCTTCCCGGAGACGTTGCAGCAGCTGTGGGCGGCGACGGCGACGGACTGGTTCCCTTCGAACCCGTGGCGATTGCGTCCCGGTCCCTCGATCCTGCGCTATCTCGAGTTCACGGGCACCCACGCCGCATGCGAGCTCTGGCTGCCCGTCGAGCGCGCGCGCTGA
- a CDS encoding GNAT family N-acetyltransferase yields MHATSLGDGAELGPLEPWRAEELLDHMDRGREFIGQHVALPDAVTDLESSRAFLERYAEKAATDTGRIFGIWVAGTLVGGVLFRTMDVPQGTAEAGCWLEPSAVGNGLVSRSVRVIIDWAVEERGIHRVEWRVSPANAASIAVARRLGMTKEGVLRESYLYRGERRDMEVWSVLAPQWRRS; encoded by the coding sequence ATGCACGCGACATCGCTGGGCGACGGTGCGGAGCTGGGCCCTCTCGAACCATGGCGGGCAGAGGAGCTCCTCGACCACATGGACCGAGGACGTGAGTTCATCGGGCAGCATGTCGCGCTCCCCGACGCCGTCACCGACCTGGAGTCGAGCCGCGCCTTCCTCGAGCGGTACGCCGAGAAGGCTGCCACCGACACCGGCCGGATCTTCGGGATCTGGGTGGCGGGAACGCTGGTGGGAGGAGTCCTCTTCCGGACGATGGACGTCCCGCAGGGCACGGCCGAGGCGGGCTGCTGGCTGGAGCCGTCGGCCGTGGGCAATGGCCTCGTCAGCCGGTCCGTCCGCGTGATCATCGACTGGGCTGTCGAGGAGCGGGGCATCCACCGCGTGGAGTGGCGGGTCAGTCCGGCGAACGCGGCCAGCATCGCCGTGGCGCGACGCCTCGGGATGACGAAGGAGGGCGTGCTGCGCGAGAGCTATCTGTACCGAGGGGAACGGCGCGACATGGAGGTCTGGTCGGTCCTCGCGCCACAGTGGCGGCGGTCCTGA
- a CDS encoding ribonuclease E inhibitor RraB translates to MALFRRRPTLPSTGNDFDDALLAELSKRSDLAHPRHWLHYVYAADESGARTVADASRDAGWHVQDVDTAADGNGWVIVAERDEAVVSPDAVREARAFFESLAASVTDGEYDGWEAST, encoded by the coding sequence ATGGCGCTGTTCAGGAGGAGACCGACGCTCCCGTCGACGGGCAACGACTTCGACGACGCCCTGCTCGCCGAACTCTCCAAGCGCAGCGACCTCGCGCACCCGCGTCACTGGTTGCACTACGTCTATGCCGCCGACGAGTCGGGCGCTCGTACGGTCGCCGACGCCTCCCGCGACGCCGGCTGGCACGTGCAGGACGTCGACACCGCCGCCGACGGCAACGGATGGGTGATCGTCGCCGAGCGAGACGAGGCGGTGGTCTCGCCCGACGCGGTCCGTGAGGCGCGCGCGTTCTTCGAGAGCCTCGCCGCCTCGGTCACCGACGGCGAGTACGACGGGTGGGAGGCCAGCACCTAG
- a CDS encoding M23 family metallopeptidase translates to MTTVVLDLPFTGRWLVQNSPAHRVPSHGTLLMGSAYAIDFVGVDDRGRTAPTRDWRTILATEPPERFFAYGRPILAPCDGTVVAVHDGEIDHEARRSQLALVRYALGQARRVREGIRAIAGNHLTIASEGAFVTLVHLRRGSLRVGVGDTVRTGEQLGECGNSGNSTQPHVHVQVTDSADVEAAHGLPVAFRDYREWPRGRSGSVAHAEGVPNERAVVEPSLRA, encoded by the coding sequence GTGACGACCGTCGTGCTCGACCTGCCGTTCACCGGCCGCTGGCTCGTCCAGAACAGCCCCGCCCACCGTGTCCCGAGCCACGGCACGCTGCTGATGGGCAGCGCGTACGCGATCGATTTCGTCGGCGTCGACGACAGGGGCCGCACTGCACCCACCAGGGACTGGCGCACGATCCTCGCGACGGAGCCGCCGGAGCGGTTCTTCGCGTACGGCCGCCCGATCCTCGCGCCGTGCGACGGGACGGTCGTCGCGGTGCACGACGGCGAGATCGACCATGAGGCACGGCGCTCGCAGCTCGCGCTCGTCCGGTACGCGCTGGGGCAGGCGCGGCGGGTCCGCGAGGGGATCCGCGCGATCGCGGGGAATCACCTGACGATCGCATCCGAGGGCGCTTTCGTCACGCTCGTCCACCTCCGGCGCGGCTCGCTGCGGGTCGGGGTCGGCGACACGGTCCGTACGGGCGAGCAGCTCGGTGAGTGCGGCAACTCCGGCAACTCGACCCAGCCGCACGTGCACGTCCAGGTGACCGACAGCGCGGACGTCGAGGCGGCACACGGCCTCCCTGTGGCGTTTCGCGACTACCGCGAGTGGCCCCGCGGTCGCTCCGGATCGGTCGCCCACGCCGAAGGCGTTCCGAACGAGCGTGCCGTGGTCGAGCCCTCGCTCAGGGCGTAG